From one Hydrogenispora ethanolica genomic stretch:
- a CDS encoding DUF4912 domain-containing protein: protein MTREELAGKTKPKLLEIAKSLGIKGISKLTREDLIEHILLLDPPFSANPEQESAIAKHLTRTLNHADNLNPPPLPEHLLGVNVAEAREQQIPQDYNVTKIGLLVRDPYWLYCYWSTSGETREMVSGQQPWEQVALILRVYDVTGIEFNGTNSNFYFDVSVGHQANNWYIHVGGPNRCFCVDLGFIMANGAFYTIARSNPVTTPRDNVSDVIDEEWMIIEDDFRKLYQLAGAGAANSSAELVESLISRLEREMGSGIVSSLSSPVQYQPKERKFWMVLNTELIVYGATEPDARVTVQGEPIEIRPDGTFTLRFALPEGTQCIPVSARSADGIDTITITPIVSKQTQ, encoded by the coding sequence ATGACCCGAGAGGAATTGGCGGGAAAAACCAAACCAAAGCTGCTGGAGATCGCCAAGTCTTTAGGCATAAAAGGGATATCGAAACTGACCCGGGAGGATTTGATCGAGCATATTCTGCTCCTGGATCCTCCGTTCTCTGCCAATCCTGAACAGGAAAGCGCGATTGCCAAGCATCTGACACGCACTCTCAATCATGCGGACAATCTCAACCCGCCGCCATTGCCGGAACATTTGTTGGGGGTCAATGTCGCCGAAGCAAGAGAACAACAAATTCCCCAGGATTACAATGTTACCAAAATCGGCTTATTGGTGCGCGATCCTTACTGGTTATACTGCTATTGGAGCACCAGCGGGGAAACCCGGGAGATGGTTTCCGGGCAACAGCCCTGGGAGCAGGTCGCACTGATTCTTAGAGTTTATGATGTGACCGGAATCGAATTTAATGGGACCAACAGTAACTTTTATTTTGACGTCAGTGTCGGTCATCAGGCCAATAACTGGTACATCCATGTTGGCGGGCCGAACCGTTGCTTCTGTGTGGACTTGGGATTCATCATGGCCAACGGCGCGTTTTACACCATTGCCCGCTCGAATCCGGTCACCACACCCCGCGATAATGTCTCCGACGTTATCGATGAAGAATGGATGATCATTGAGGACGATTTCCGCAAGCTTTATCAGTTGGCCGGCGCCGGAGCGGCCAACAGCTCGGCCGAACTGGTTGAGTCGCTAATCAGCCGGCTTGAGCGCGAAATGGGTTCAGGAATTGTCAGCAGTCTATCCAGTCCCGTACAATACCAGCCCAAAGAACGGAAGTTCTGGATGGTGTTGAATACCGAACTGATCGTCTACGGGGCTACCGAGCCGGACGCCCGGGTTACTGTTCAGGGAGAACCGATCGAGATCCGTCCCGACGGGACCTTCACCCTGCGTTTTGCCTTGCCGGAGGGAACGCAATGCATTCCGGTCTCGGCTCGCTCAGCCGATGGGATCGATACCATTACCATTACCCCCATCGTTTCCAAACAGACCCAGTAA
- a CDS encoding glycoside hydrolase family 57 protein — protein sequence MEKGYLALVLHTHLPYVRHPELPEYLEENWLYEAITETYIPLLKVFQGLVHDGIHFRITLSLSPPLLSMFKDDLLQRRYLVKLEKLIELAEKEVERTRWLPQFHEVALMYLEHFRFCHYFFAEKYRCDLTVPFKELQDSGHLELITCAATHGFLPLMANETAVRAQIQLAVQHHTRVLGRAPRGIWLPECGYYPGVDEILRREGLRFFFTDAHGVLHASPRPKYGVFAPIYCPSGVAAFGRDLESSKQVWSANEGYPGDYDYRDFYRDVGYDLEYEYVRPYLPDCGIRNFTGMKYYRITGNTSDKQPYNLWAAREKAATHAGNFMFNREKQVEYVSSILDRRPIIVSPYDAELFGHWWFEGPQWLNFLIRKITYDQKTIKLISPADYLEMYPRNQVSTPSMSSWGFKGYNEVWLEGSNDWIYRHLHHAADRMVELAQGFPGAQGDLKRALNQAARELLLLQSSDWAFIMKTGTMVNYAVKRTKNHIHRFVNLYEQIKYNRINPEYLAELEAKDNIFPEISYEIYDPNHATSDPLSEVAAAHLK from the coding sequence ATGGAAAAGGGCTACCTCGCTTTGGTGCTCCACACCCATTTGCCGTATGTGCGGCATCCGGAGCTTCCCGAATATCTCGAAGAGAACTGGCTATACGAAGCGATCACCGAGACTTATATTCCCCTGCTGAAAGTCTTTCAAGGCTTGGTCCATGACGGCATTCATTTTCGGATTACGCTCAGTCTGTCGCCACCCTTGCTATCGATGTTCAAAGACGACCTGCTGCAGCGGAGATACCTGGTCAAACTGGAGAAACTGATCGAACTGGCGGAAAAAGAAGTTGAGCGGACCCGGTGGCTACCCCAATTTCACGAGGTAGCTTTGATGTATTTAGAGCATTTTCGTTTCTGCCATTACTTTTTCGCGGAAAAGTACCGTTGCGATTTAACAGTGCCTTTTAAGGAATTGCAAGATTCGGGCCATTTGGAGTTGATTACCTGCGCCGCAACCCATGGCTTTCTGCCGCTGATGGCCAATGAAACGGCCGTGCGGGCCCAGATTCAGCTGGCCGTCCAGCACCATACCCGGGTGCTGGGGCGGGCGCCGCGCGGCATCTGGCTGCCGGAATGCGGCTATTATCCCGGGGTCGACGAAATATTGCGCCGGGAAGGGTTGCGCTTCTTTTTCACCGACGCCCACGGGGTATTGCACGCTTCGCCCCGTCCCAAATACGGCGTTTTTGCGCCCATTTACTGCCCCTCCGGGGTAGCGGCCTTCGGCCGGGATCTCGAATCGTCCAAACAAGTCTGGAGCGCCAATGAAGGCTATCCGGGCGACTATGATTACCGGGATTTTTACCGGGACGTCGGTTACGATTTGGAATACGAGTACGTCCGGCCCTATCTGCCGGATTGCGGGATACGGAATTTCACGGGAATGAAGTATTACCGGATTACCGGCAATACTTCCGACAAACAGCCCTACAATCTCTGGGCGGCGCGTGAAAAAGCGGCGACCCATGCCGGCAATTTCATGTTTAACCGGGAAAAGCAGGTCGAATATGTCTCATCCATTCTGGACCGCCGGCCGATCATTGTCTCGCCGTACGACGCGGAACTCTTCGGCCATTGGTGGTTTGAAGGACCGCAATGGCTGAATTTTTTGATCCGCAAAATCACCTATGACCAAAAAACCATCAAACTGATTTCGCCAGCCGACTATCTGGAGATGTATCCCCGCAACCAGGTCTCGACCCCCTCGATGTCGAGCTGGGGCTTTAAGGGTTACAATGAGGTCTGGCTGGAGGGCAGCAACGATTGGATCTACCGCCATCTCCATCACGCGGCCGACCGCATGGTCGAACTGGCCCAAGGCTTTCCGGGGGCGCAAGGCGATCTGAAACGCGCCTTGAATCAGGCCGCGCGCGAACTACTGCTCCTCCAGAGCAGCGACTGGGCGTTCATCATGAAGACCGGAACCATGGTCAACTATGCCGTCAAACGCACCAAAAACCATATTCACCGGTTTGTCAACCTCTACGAACAGATCAAATACAATCGCATCAATCCTGAATACCTGGCGGAACTTGAAGCCAAAGACAACATCTTTCCCGAGATCAGCTACGAAATTTACGACCCCAATCACGCCACCTCCGATCCCCTTTCGGAAGTGGCCGCCGCTCATCTCAAATAG
- a CDS encoding endonuclease/exonuclease/phosphatase family protein: MKAESALEPGPDETVSLKILTLNIHSGVNWFGQYDLESIARYIEEVQPDIVGLQEVARGWSSQSRFEDIPGDLARRLKMDFAYSASLERNNGNFGNLILSRYPIVGIFTELMPGNLERRSFGFVQIMVGGVRINFLTTHLGLSESDRQEQVTAIWNFISQVDGPLVITGDFNGSDGDVAVKAFHGSFLDVQELSGFRDRGTFRVKNGSLIPRMDFIFASPEFMVSNFWIDENYISDHLPLVAELKLTVSNQDVAGQPVMYQ, translated from the coding sequence GTGAAAGCGGAGTCCGCACTGGAGCCCGGACCTGACGAGACCGTATCCTTAAAAATCCTGACTCTCAATATCCATAGCGGGGTCAATTGGTTCGGCCAGTATGATCTGGAGAGCATTGCCCGGTATATTGAGGAGGTCCAACCGGATATCGTCGGCTTGCAAGAGGTAGCCCGGGGTTGGTCCAGTCAGAGCCGGTTCGAGGATATTCCGGGGGATCTGGCGCGCCGGCTGAAGATGGACTTTGCCTATTCCGCTTCACTAGAACGGAACAATGGCAATTTCGGCAATTTAATTTTGAGCCGTTATCCGATCGTCGGCATCTTTACGGAGCTGATGCCGGGAAATTTGGAACGGCGCAGTTTTGGATTTGTCCAGATCATGGTTGGGGGCGTCCGGATCAATTTTTTAACCACCCATCTCGGCTTATCCGAATCGGACCGCCAGGAACAGGTGACGGCCATCTGGAATTTCATCAGTCAAGTGGATGGTCCGCTGGTGATCACCGGCGATTTTAACGGCAGTGACGGGGATGTGGCGGTGAAGGCTTTTCACGGCAGTTTCCTGGATGTTCAGGAATTGAGCGGTTTTAGGGACCGGGGCACGTTCCGGGTCAAAAACGGCAGCTTGATCCCGCGCATGGATTTCATCTTCGCCTCGCCGGAATTTATGGTGAGCAATTTTTGGATTGACGAAAACTATATCTCCGATCATCTTCCGCTGGTGGCCGAATTAAAGCTGACGGTCAGCAATCAAGACGTTGCCGGGCAGCCGGTGATGTATCAATAA
- the ligD gene encoding non-homologous end-joining DNA ligase, with product MLPQSIKPMLASLAEPFDSPDFLYEIKWDGYRCLAFLEGSTRLQSRNGKEISHIFPELRQIHQRIRQPGVVLDGEIIAIRDQKPSFSQLQKRAQLRDAAQIRLISQKIPVVYVVFDLLYWNHQSLMQKPLLERRGRLEELMVPGDEWMVTSQIPEKGIAYFQTTAELGLEGVIAKQQDSLYYPGKRVKSWLKFKHKRRGIFIVCGYVENVSSRGELSSLLLGAYDEDILKPYGLVGTGFTVKELEAIHQELRTIRSSACPFGRPIQAPRGLSWTQPLVVCEVEYLELTDDGSLRHPLFIRFRPELKPEDCRFEGSS from the coding sequence ATGCTGCCGCAATCTATCAAACCCATGTTGGCCAGCCTGGCGGAACCCTTCGATTCACCCGATTTTCTTTACGAGATCAAGTGGGACGGCTACCGCTGCCTTGCTTTTTTAGAAGGATCCACCCGCTTGCAGAGTCGCAACGGCAAGGAAATCAGCCATATCTTTCCCGAATTGCGGCAGATCCATCAGCGGATCCGCCAGCCCGGAGTGGTGCTCGATGGCGAAATCATCGCGATCCGCGATCAAAAGCCGAGCTTTTCCCAACTCCAAAAAAGAGCGCAATTACGGGACGCGGCTCAGATCCGGCTCATCTCCCAAAAGATTCCCGTCGTCTATGTAGTATTCGACCTTTTATATTGGAATCATCAATCTCTCATGCAAAAACCGCTGTTGGAACGGCGCGGCCGCCTTGAGGAACTGATGGTGCCCGGGGATGAATGGATGGTGACCAGTCAAATCCCGGAGAAAGGTATCGCTTACTTTCAAACCACCGCTGAACTCGGCTTGGAAGGAGTCATCGCCAAACAGCAAGACTCGCTTTATTATCCGGGGAAACGCGTCAAAAGCTGGTTGAAGTTCAAGCACAAACGCAGGGGGATCTTTATCGTCTGCGGTTACGTGGAAAATGTGAGTAGCCGGGGGGAACTTAGCTCGTTGTTACTCGGGGCGTATGATGAGGACATCCTGAAACCCTATGGACTGGTGGGAACCGGGTTTACCGTGAAGGAGCTGGAAGCGATCCATCAGGAACTGCGGACCATCCGCTCCTCCGCCTGTCCGTTCGGCCGGCCGATCCAGGCCCCGCGGGGCCTGAGTTGGACTCAACCGCTCGTGGTCTGCGAGGTTGAGTACCTGGAGTTGACCGATGACGGCAGTCTCCGCCATCCGCTCTTCATTCGCTTTCGGCCTGAATTAAAACCGGAAGACTGCCGATTTGAGGGATCGTCATGA
- a CDS encoding FG-GAP repeat domain-containing protein, which produces MKSVSHNWIVLLIVLLIMQISANFADYRLVYQDDHFLMEGLFQVIETDLDQDGASEFVMAGKNYTAHELFLAWFTLGPDHKPVLRWQSPNLFEDRSVIWVAAGKFTGSENQLLAVTETQYYLFQWQNGQMELMRKGTHQLKPLNITGGDLDGDGHTELVVAKIGRITAKQYDGVLQVWKLKENGWELVSQSDQTVGNIRSLTAGDLNGDGKAEIVMEEGVRTSPGTLHLFALAENKITERSRLNKPVKGVIYGLTVTSLSGAPRLITATDSGRVNTFAWDSNRNALVAVEKEKRFRWNLIDLAVGAAGSGADAKLLLIAYPQRLLILSE; this is translated from the coding sequence ATGAAATCGGTATCCCACAATTGGATAGTCTTACTCATTGTACTCCTGATTATGCAAATATCGGCCAATTTCGCGGATTACCGCTTGGTTTACCAGGATGACCATTTTTTGATGGAAGGCTTGTTTCAAGTGATTGAGACCGATCTGGACCAGGACGGAGCCAGTGAATTTGTGATGGCGGGCAAGAATTATACCGCTCACGAGCTGTTCCTCGCCTGGTTTACCTTGGGCCCGGACCATAAACCGGTTCTCCGGTGGCAGAGCCCTAATTTATTTGAAGACCGCAGCGTGATTTGGGTTGCCGCCGGGAAGTTTACCGGGAGCGAGAATCAACTGCTGGCCGTGACCGAGACCCAGTATTATCTGTTCCAATGGCAGAATGGCCAAATGGAGCTGATGCGGAAGGGGACTCACCAACTGAAGCCGCTGAACATCACCGGCGGCGATCTGGATGGGGACGGACACACCGAGCTGGTAGTGGCCAAAATCGGCCGGATCACCGCCAAACAGTATGATGGGGTTTTGCAAGTCTGGAAATTGAAAGAAAACGGCTGGGAATTGGTCAGCCAATCCGATCAAACGGTAGGCAACATCCGCAGCCTCACGGCCGGCGATCTGAACGGGGACGGCAAGGCCGAGATCGTCATGGAGGAAGGCGTGAGGACCTCGCCTGGCACCCTCCATCTATTCGCCCTGGCGGAAAATAAAATTACGGAGCGTTCCCGCCTGAATAAGCCGGTCAAGGGAGTCATCTACGGCTTGACAGTGACCAGCCTGTCGGGGGCTCCTCGGTTGATAACCGCTACCGACTCCGGCCGGGTCAATACCTTCGCCTGGGATTCGAACCGGAATGCGCTGGTAGCGGTCGAAAAAGAAAAACGGTTCCGCTGGAATCTGATCGATTTGGCGGTCGGTGCCGCGGGTAGCGGCGCCGATGCCAAGCTGCTGTTAATCGCCTATCCGCAACGGTTATTAATTTTATCCGAATAA
- the truA gene encoding tRNA pseudouridine(38-40) synthase TruA yields the protein MMDSRKRNLRMTVAYDGSAYAGFQRQAGHLPTIQGVLEERIQRITGEHATITGAGRTDAGVHARGQVVNFFCASALPEAVLQKALNSLLPRDMAILSVEEAAPDFHARFHAKHKTYSYRIYTGPVRPVFERNFVYFHKYRLDYAAMAEAAGLLVGTKDFRSFQAAGSAVVQTVRTVNSCLLTQDGPEIRLAINADGFLYHMVRNIVGTLLLVGNGRMSREEFEQLILAKDRQKAGPTAPACGLCLEAVFY from the coding sequence ATGATGGATTCCAGAAAACGCAATCTGCGAATGACCGTAGCCTATGACGGCAGCGCCTACGCCGGATTCCAGCGGCAGGCCGGCCATTTGCCGACGATTCAGGGGGTTTTGGAGGAGCGGATTCAGCGGATTACCGGCGAGCATGCCACGATTACCGGTGCCGGCCGGACCGATGCCGGAGTGCACGCCCGGGGCCAGGTCGTCAATTTCTTCTGCGCCAGCGCGCTGCCTGAAGCAGTCTTGCAGAAGGCGTTAAACAGTCTGTTGCCGCGGGATATGGCGATATTGTCGGTCGAGGAGGCCGCGCCGGATTTTCACGCCCGATTCCACGCCAAACATAAAACCTATTCCTACCGGATCTATACCGGGCCGGTTCGCCCGGTCTTCGAGCGGAATTTTGTCTATTTCCACAAGTACCGGCTGGATTATGCGGCGATGGCCGAAGCCGCCGGGTTGCTGGTCGGAACCAAGGATTTCCGCAGTTTTCAGGCGGCCGGGTCGGCAGTGGTCCAAACGGTCCGGACCGTCAACTCATGCCTTCTGACCCAGGACGGGCCGGAGATCAGGCTCGCCATCAACGCCGACGGCTTCTTGTACCATATGGTCCGCAATATCGTGGGTACGCTGCTGCTGGTCGGCAATGGGCGGATGTCGCGGGAGGAATTTGAACAATTGATCCTGGCCAAGGATCGCCAAAAGGCGGGACCGACCGCTCCGGCCTGCGGGCTCTGTCTGGAAGCGGTCTTTTACTGA
- the ligD gene encoding non-homologous end-joining DNA ligase yields the protein MTTLVVNKYHIPVKNLDKVFWPEEGFTKADLMKYYAAVWPLLKPHLTDRPVSLVRYPEGITGNFFYQKDVPDPPVWVQTHPIESDERTINYALINNAETLIWSINLGCIEVHPWLSRAGSLDYPTYIIFDLDPMPPASFSDAVQIALYVKILLDELKLQAFPKISGATGIHIYLPIQSRYSYKKTSTFVKRIGEVIIKAFPKLATNERKIANRAGKVYIDHLQNLRGKTIASVYSVRPFPGAPVSVPLRWEELSDAHPGMYNLQNAPQRFEKLSDLFMPLLYLEQTLPDKFLK from the coding sequence ATGACAACATTGGTCGTCAATAAATATCATATCCCCGTCAAAAACTTGGATAAAGTCTTTTGGCCGGAAGAGGGTTTCACCAAAGCCGATCTGATGAAATATTACGCCGCGGTCTGGCCGCTTTTAAAGCCGCACCTCACCGACAGGCCCGTCTCGCTGGTTCGCTACCCCGAAGGGATTACCGGCAATTTTTTTTACCAGAAAGACGTGCCGGACCCGCCGGTCTGGGTCCAAACCCACCCCATCGAATCGGATGAGCGGACCATCAACTATGCCCTGATCAACAACGCCGAAACGTTGATCTGGTCCATCAACCTCGGCTGTATCGAGGTTCATCCCTGGTTGTCCCGGGCCGGGTCCTTGGATTATCCAACCTACATTATTTTTGATCTGGATCCGATGCCGCCGGCCAGTTTCAGCGACGCAGTCCAGATCGCCCTCTACGTCAAAATCCTACTCGACGAATTGAAGTTGCAGGCCTTCCCCAAAATCTCCGGCGCCACCGGAATTCATATCTATTTGCCCATCCAATCCCGCTATTCGTACAAAAAAACCAGTACCTTCGTGAAACGGATCGGCGAAGTGATCATCAAAGCTTTTCCCAAGCTCGCCACCAACGAGCGGAAGATAGCGAACCGGGCCGGCAAGGTCTACATCGATCACCTGCAAAATCTGCGCGGCAAAACCATCGCCTCGGTCTACAGCGTGCGGCCCTTCCCGGGTGCTCCGGTCTCGGTGCCGCTGCGCTGGGAAGAGCTTTCCGACGCCCATCCCGGCATGTACAACCTGCAAAACGCGCCGCAACGCTTCGAAAAATTGAGTGACCTCTTCATGCCGTTATTATATCTGGAACAAACCCTGCCGGATAAATTTTTGAAATAA
- the groES gene encoding co-chaperone GroES produces the protein MNIKPLGERVVIKVLESEEKTKSGIVLPDTAKEKPQMGKVLAVGSGKLLDNGQRVALDVKEGDKVLFAKYAGTEVKLDGEEYMVLKESDILAIVQ, from the coding sequence ATGAATATCAAACCTTTGGGAGAGAGAGTCGTTATTAAAGTCTTAGAGAGTGAAGAAAAGACCAAGAGCGGGATTGTCCTGCCGGATACCGCGAAGGAAAAACCGCAAATGGGTAAAGTGCTCGCGGTTGGCTCCGGGAAATTGCTGGATAACGGTCAACGCGTCGCGCTCGACGTCAAAGAAGGCGACAAGGTTCTGTTCGCCAAATACGCCGGTACCGAAGTGAAATTGGACGGCGAAGAATACATGGTATTGAAAGAGTCCGATATTCTAGCGATCGTTCAATAA